The genomic interval TTTTTTAAGAATGAGATTAAAAGCGTTTATCACCACATCACAATTCTTTTCATAAGAAATCCTACCAACATGAAGAAGTCTTGGGTTTTCAGAAAGCTTTTTTGGTTCTCCTTTGAAACGGGATAAATCAAGTCCGTTAGAAATAACACGAATCGGTTTTTTAATTCCAAATTCTAAGAGCTGGGCCTTAAGAAGATGGGAGGGAGATATAATGATCTCACATTTATCATAGAAATAATTGCAGAGCTTGAGTAGAATTTTTTTGTTAATATTGAACTTATCGGTTTTGATCAACTTTAATAGGTCTTTGATATTGAGCTTATCAAAACGGGAGATTTTATTAAATAGCTTATCCAGTTTCATCAGTCTATAGACAGAAGCGTAGGCATCCTGTTCTGAAATCAGAGTATGATAGGTTCCGATAGTAGGAATCCCCAGTCTTTCGGTTACTCGAATTGCATACTGGCCGAGTAAACCCGGTGTGTGAACATGAGCCAGCTCCGGTTGGAATTCTTTAATGATCTGGCTGATGCGATTCGGATTGGGCAGTACCATTTTTACATCCGGATAACTGGGCAGAGGAGCACTGATAAAACGTTCTATACGGGTATTTTCGTTCAAACGTGTGAAATCATCTACTCCATAACCGGGAGCACAGATTAAAAATTCGTGTCCCTTCATGGATAAGAGATCGGAAAAGTTTTTAATAGAAACGGCGATTCCATCGATTTTGGGTAAAAACGTATCGGAAAAATAAATAACTTTCAAAGAATGCTTCCTCCCGGATATAGTAATAATAACATTTATCTTATTATCGATCTTAGCAAGACTTTTTAAAAGATGAATGTTTTTTTTAATTCTAAAACCGGTTTAATTATACAGGTTTAGAATTCTGAGAAGATAGAGTCTGGCCGGCAGAAAGTCAGGTCGCAGACGAATGGAGGCTTCATATTCCAGTCTTGCTTTTTCTATCCTGCCGATA from Leptospiraceae bacterium carries:
- a CDS encoding glycosyltransferase — translated: MKVIYFSDTFLPKIDGIAVSIKNFSDLLSMKGHEFLICAPGYGVDDFTRLNENTRIERFISAPLPSYPDVKMVLPNPNRISQIIKEFQPELAHVHTPGLLGQYAIRVTERLGIPTIGTYHTLISEQDAYASVYRLMKLDKLFNKISRFDKLNIKDLLKLIKTDKFNINKKILLKLCNYFYDKCEIIISPSHLLKAQLLEFGIKKPIRVISNGLDLSRFKGEPKKLSENPRLLHVGRISYEKNCDVVINAFNLILKKIPSASLTIIGDGPALSSLKILAEKLKLQDKITFTGFVDHSTLHEHYPKYDLFMTASTMETQGLVVLEAISCGLPAIGVNAYAIPELVQEGKNGYNATPFKPEEMAEKTLSILENPSLYEEFSKNSLQIASGHELNRCADLMEDTYREVASLHKKKRTSLFNIIF